In Candidatus Nanopelagicales bacterium, a single genomic region encodes these proteins:
- a CDS encoding alpha/beta hydrolase yields MRIGIAATFAAAVIALTACSASSPSPVPIPAPSQTSTIPQALKPFYEQQLKWTDCGGAQCTKVEVPLDYANPIKASTQLNVVKVDAQGERLGSLFVNPGGPGGSGFDYAKSAAQSFSKDLTNNFDFIGVDPRGVATSSPIHCLTDAQVDEIASAVVDPKTPSDLAQVVAQAKLPALSCERYANPEFTFMSTENVAKDFDIVRAAVGDERFNYLGKSYGTSIGVKYAELFPQRVGRMVLDGVLPTDESLENVTKKQATGFEEAFADFAADCATQGDCPYSGTSAQVAQQLRGLFSDLDKTPVNSSDGRTISGAFVRSAVLSYLYFPETDYPKLRDALNQLVNSKDPEALVKLSDERNGRQPDGHYRYNAFDSYFAVTCLDRQFKQTVSEINALAQAFNTLAPTFGESLAWGLLPCAQWPAEGDGPKEVNFPSSIAPILIISRVYDPATPVKWAENLHKEIPNSGLAIWDSRGHTAYHQGSPCIDIAVDTYLLQGVLPSANLECSRN; encoded by the coding sequence ATGCGTATTGGAATTGCGGCAACTTTTGCTGCCGCGGTGATTGCGCTCACCGCATGTTCAGCAAGTAGCCCATCGCCAGTGCCAATTCCAGCACCGTCACAAACTTCAACCATCCCGCAAGCGCTGAAGCCGTTTTACGAACAACAATTAAAGTGGACGGACTGCGGTGGAGCGCAATGCACCAAGGTTGAAGTGCCATTGGATTATGCGAATCCGATAAAGGCTTCCACTCAACTCAATGTGGTGAAGGTGGATGCGCAAGGGGAGCGGCTTGGATCACTCTTTGTGAATCCAGGCGGGCCAGGCGGCAGTGGCTTTGATTATGCGAAGTCTGCTGCGCAATCATTTTCCAAAGACTTGACCAACAATTTCGATTTCATTGGCGTTGATCCGCGCGGTGTCGCAACAAGTAGTCCGATCCATTGCCTGACAGATGCGCAAGTTGATGAGATTGCGAGTGCGGTGGTTGATCCAAAAACTCCAAGCGATTTGGCCCAGGTTGTTGCACAAGCCAAACTCCCTGCACTCAGCTGTGAAAGATACGCGAACCCAGAGTTCACATTCATGAGTACTGAAAATGTGGCCAAGGATTTTGACATTGTGCGAGCTGCGGTTGGCGATGAGCGGTTCAACTATCTGGGAAAGTCATACGGAACATCGATCGGCGTGAAATACGCAGAACTCTTCCCGCAACGCGTTGGGCGCATGGTGCTTGATGGCGTGCTGCCAACGGATGAGTCTTTGGAAAACGTGACCAAGAAGCAGGCGACCGGTTTTGAAGAAGCCTTCGCAGACTTCGCTGCTGATTGCGCAACTCAAGGGGACTGCCCGTACTCAGGAACGAGCGCACAGGTCGCCCAACAACTGCGAGGATTATTCTCAGATTTGGACAAGACACCTGTGAACAGCAGCGACGGGCGAACCATCTCGGGCGCCTTTGTGCGAAGTGCAGTCTTGTCGTATTTGTATTTCCCAGAAACGGACTATCCGAAGTTGCGTGACGCCCTCAATCAACTCGTGAACTCGAAAGATCCAGAAGCGCTGGTGAAACTTTCTGATGAACGCAATGGGCGCCAACCAGATGGTCACTATCGATACAACGCCTTCGATTCATATTTTGCTGTGACCTGTCTTGATCGCCAGTTCAAACAAACCGTGAGCGAGATCAATGCGCTCGCACAAGCCTTCAACACACTTGCTCCAACATTCGGGGAAAGCTTGGCTTGGGGTTTGCTGCCGTGCGCGCAGTGGCCTGCGGAGGGAGATGGGCCAAAGGAAGTCAACTTCCCATCATCGATCGCGCCAATCCTGATCATTTCTCGCGTATACGATCCAGCAACGCCAGTAAAGTGGGCAGAGAATCTGCACAAGGAAATCCCAAATAGTGGATTAGCTATCTGGGATTCTCGCGGCCACACGGCGTACCACCAAGGTTCACCATGTATCGACATTGCAGTTGATACATATCTCTTGCAGGGAGTATTGCCTTCAGCGAACTTGGAATGTTCACGTAACTAG
- a CDS encoding MFS transporter, which translates to MSQPVSAIVPDPMRWKALVVIAIAQLMVVLDASIVNIALPAMQADLGITDANRQWVVTAYTLAFGGLLLLGGRIADFAGRKRMLIVGLIGFAIASMLGGIANTQGLLIAARGLQGVFAALLAPAALSLITVTFTDSKERAKAFGVYGALSGGGAAIGLIMGGILVEYANWHWTLLVNVPIAIIAVLLAAKYVHESRATGDTKYDIPGAITATLGLVSLVYGISKAETVGWNGTETISFMAAGVILLVLFMFIETRSSHPLLPLPILLNRTRGGAYLASFFVGIGMFAMFLFLSYFFQAVMHYTPLASGLLFLPFSVGVVLSAGIASQLLPRFGPRYVTFAGFVLAVIGMLIFTQLAATSTYWPNILPGMIVMSIGMGLIFVPLSAVALFGVGNHDAGVASAVLNTSQQIGGSIGLAFLNTIAASATTAYIVSNRLPGPTPDALVAGFQPAFFWSVGILAGAGLIWVILVKMTKEDMQAHDADAALPAMH; encoded by the coding sequence GTGTCCCAGCCTGTGTCTGCAATCGTTCCGGATCCAATGCGCTGGAAGGCGCTCGTTGTTATTGCTATCGCTCAGTTGATGGTGGTGCTTGACGCATCAATCGTGAACATCGCCTTGCCAGCAATGCAAGCAGATCTCGGTATTACCGATGCGAATCGTCAATGGGTCGTCACGGCCTACACCCTGGCTTTTGGTGGCCTGTTGCTACTTGGTGGCCGTATTGCGGACTTCGCAGGCCGCAAACGCATGTTGATTGTTGGCCTCATCGGTTTCGCAATCGCATCAATGCTCGGTGGCATCGCGAACACTCAAGGACTACTCATCGCAGCACGTGGTTTGCAGGGTGTGTTTGCTGCGCTCTTGGCCCCTGCAGCCCTTTCATTGATCACCGTGACTTTCACGGATAGCAAAGAACGCGCAAAGGCCTTTGGTGTCTACGGCGCGCTTTCAGGTGGCGGCGCTGCCATTGGTTTGATCATGGGTGGCATTTTGGTGGAATATGCCAACTGGCACTGGACGCTGCTGGTCAATGTTCCTATTGCGATTATCGCTGTGTTGCTTGCTGCAAAGTACGTTCATGAGTCACGTGCAACAGGTGACACCAAATACGACATCCCTGGTGCAATCACGGCAACCCTTGGTTTGGTTTCGCTTGTTTACGGCATCTCAAAGGCCGAAACAGTGGGCTGGAATGGAACCGAAACGATTTCGTTCATGGCAGCAGGTGTAATTCTGTTGGTTTTGTTCATGTTTATCGAAACGCGTTCAAGCCACCCACTTCTACCGCTACCCATCCTGCTGAATCGCACACGTGGTGGCGCCTACTTAGCTTCGTTCTTCGTGGGTATCGGAATGTTCGCGATGTTCTTGTTCTTGAGCTACTTCTTCCAAGCAGTGATGCACTACACCCCGCTCGCCAGTGGCCTGCTCTTCCTTCCGTTCTCAGTTGGCGTTGTGCTCAGTGCAGGAATTGCAAGTCAATTGCTGCCACGTTTTGGTCCGCGTTACGTGACCTTCGCAGGGTTCGTGCTTGCGGTCATCGGCATGTTGATCTTCACGCAGCTTGCCGCGACGAGCACTTACTGGCCAAACATCTTGCCAGGCATGATCGTGATGAGTATTGGCATGGGCTTGATCTTCGTGCCGCTTTCAGCAGTTGCACTGTTCGGTGTGGGTAACCACGACGCCGGTGTTGCATCAGCCGTTCTGAACACAAGTCAGCAAATTGGTGGATCCATTGGTTTGGCTTTCTTGAACACCATCGCAGCCTCAGCAACAACGGCCTACATCGTCTCCAACCGCCTTCCCGGCCCAACACCCGATGCTTTGGTGGCAGGATTCCAGCCAGCGTTCTTCTGGAGCGTGGGCATCCTCGCGGGCGCAGGTCTGATCTGGGTGATCTTGGTGAAGATGACGAAGGAAGATATGCAGGCACACGATGCGGATGCGGCTTTGCCGGCCATGCATTAA
- a CDS encoding TraR/DksA C4-type zinc finger protein: protein MAETLDFDEASMLLNQVRIANEADLAHAREVLKLAAEDGSAIGNLTDEVTAARYMEADASSILKEVDEALSRISSGTYGRCEVCGGGIAAERLQVRPYIKTCISCASKV from the coding sequence ATGGCGGAAACCCTCGATTTCGACGAAGCAAGCATGTTGTTGAATCAAGTACGCATTGCGAACGAAGCCGATCTAGCGCATGCGCGCGAAGTGCTGAAGTTGGCAGCCGAGGACGGTTCGGCCATAGGCAACCTCACCGATGAAGTGACGGCTGCGCGGTACATGGAAGCAGATGCTTCGAGCATTCTGAAAGAAGTGGACGAGGCCTTGAGTCGAATTTCATCTGGCACCTATGGACGATGCGAAGTCTGTGGGGGTGGCATTGCTGCCGAGCGTCTTCAGGTACGCCCGTACATCAAGACGTGTATCTCGTGCGCGAGTAAGGTGTAG